The Microbacterium sulfonylureivorans region TGACGGCCGCCCCGAGGATCGGGGTCATGGGTGGGACGTTCGATCCCATCCATCACGGTCACCTGGTAGCCGCGAGCGAGGTCGCCCAGTGGTTCGATCTCGACGAGGTCGTCTTCGTTCCCACGGGGGAGCCCTGGCAGAAGGCGGGCGTCTCGCCGAGCGAGCATCGGTATCTGATGACCGTCATCGCCACGGCGTCCAATCCCCGATTCACCGTCAGCCGGGTCGACATCGACCGCTCCGGACCGACGTACACCATCGACACGCTGCGCGATCTGAAGGCGCAGCGCCCCGACGCCGAGCTGTATTTCATCACCGGCGCGGACGCCATAGCGCAAATTC contains the following coding sequences:
- the nadD gene encoding nicotinate-nucleotide adenylyltransferase produces the protein MSVTAAPRIGVMGGTFDPIHHGHLVAASEVAQWFDLDEVVFVPTGEPWQKAGVSPSEHRYLMTVIATASNPRFTVSRVDIDRSGPTYTIDTLRDLKAQRPDAELYFITGADAIAQILSWRDHDELWDLAHFVAVSRPGHVLSTDGLPSEDVSQLEIPALAISSTDCRDRVGQGHPVWYLVPDGVVQYIAKHHLYRSKE